A window of Polyangia bacterium genomic DNA:
CCGCGTGGCCGAGACGGTGTACGGTTTGATCCGCTGGGACCGCCGTCTGGACGCCATCGTGGCCGAGAGCCTGGGTACGGGTGGCGGCGGTGGCGCTACCGCTGGCGAGACCTTCACCGCGGGCGAGCTGTCACCGGTGGTCCGCGATCAGCTCAAGCTGCTGATCTACGAGATTCGAGAGGGACTTTCTGTCGACGTCGCGCAAGCAGAAGCCGCGGCCCTGGTACGCGGGCGCATCGATCTGACCGGCGCAGGCGGGGACGATGCGGGGCTCGGCCATCGCAAGGGGCTTGAACGCGCGGCGGTACGCCTGTCGTATCCGACCTGGATGATCGAGCGCTTCGTCAACGATCTGGGGATGGACAGCGGCCTGGCGTTGGCCGACGCCATGAACCGGCGCGCCCCGATGGCGGTGCGGGCCAACACCGTGCGCATCGATCGCGACGGCCTGATCGCGCGCCTGGCGGAAGAAAACGTCGTCGGGCGGGCGTCGACGCTGGCCCCGGCCGGGGTGGTGCTGGAGACGCGGGTCAACGCCTTCGGCCTCTCGGCTTTCCGCGACGGCCTGTTCGAGGTGATGGACGAAGGCAGCCAGCTCGTCGCCGAGCTGGTGGCGCCCCCGCCGGGCGCGCGTGTGCTGGACGCCTGCGCGGGCGCCGGCGGCAAGACGCTGGCGCTGGGTGGGATCATGGGCGGCAAGGGCCGGCTGATGGCCGTCGACGTCGACGGCCGCAAACTGGAGGAGCTGCGCCGCCGCGCCCGCCGCGCCGGTCTCAACAGCGTCGAGGCGCGCGCGTTTCCCGACGGGGCGCCCAAAGATCTGCCGCTGGGATCGTTTCACCGCGTGCTGGTGGACGCCCCTTGTTCGGGCCTGGGCACCTTGCGCCGCAATCCAGAGGCGCGCTGGCGCCTGACCCCCGACGCCGTGGCGGGATTTCCGGCGCGCCAGGTTTCCCTGCTGGTGACCTACGCGCCTTTCTGCGCGGTGGGCGGCCGTTTGATCTACGCCACCTGCACGGTGCTGGAAGACGAGAACGAACGGGTGATCGAACGATTCCTGTCCGAGCGCGATGATTTTGTGCGCGTCTCTGTCAAAGAGATCTGGGGCAAAGAACGCGTGGCCGAGCTGGGCGGCGGCGACGGACAGGTGCTGCGTCTTTATCCTCACGTCACGGATACCGACGGATTCTTCGCGACGGTGCTGCGCCGCGTGCGCTGATGCGATAGGCTTTCTGCCGATGTCGAAGCCGGCCGTCAGGCGGCGAAGCGGATGGCGGCGGGGCGCCGTCGGTCCGCTGGTCGCGTTGCTGTTCGGCGTGGCCGCCACCGTCGGTGTCGCGCGTCCGGCCCGGGCGCAGACCGGCGACGATCTGTCTGTCTATGTGATGACCTTCGGTCCCGGCGATCATCCGTTCTTCAAGTTTGGACACGACGCGATCTGGATCCAGGACCGCGCGACGAAGGTGGGCAAGGTCTACAACTTTGGGACCTTTCGCTTCGACTCGCCGAAGTTGATCCCGGATTTTATGAAGGGCCGCCTCATCTACTGGCTGTCGGTCTCGTCGGTGGAACGGACCATCGCCAGCTATCAATCCGAAAACCGGACTATCGAAGTGCAAGAGCTGGATCTGGCGGCGCCGGAAAAGTTGGCCCTGGCCGAGCGGCTGGCGGTGAACGCGCGGCCAGAGAATCGGAATTACAAGTACGACTACTTTCTCGACAACTGCTCGACGCGCGTGCGAGACGCCATCGACGCGGTGACGGCCGGGCGGCTGCGGGCGTCGGCGCATGGGCCGGCGCGCCTGACCTTGCGCGAGCAGGCGCTGCGCATGACCGCCGATCTGCCGTGGGAGTACCTGACGCTGTCTCTGGTCTTGGGCCCCGCCACCGACGAGCCCGGGGACCGCTGGGGCGAGATGTTCATCCCGCAAGAGCTGGCCCGCGGCCTGCGCGCCGTCAGTCTGCCCGGCGTCACCGGCACGCGACCACTGG
This region includes:
- a CDS encoding RsmB/NOP family class I SAM-dependent RNA methyltransferase translates to MQTKFPRLSSGARALTLEIAAECRAEWGFASDILARAFRAHRELASGDRRRVAETVYGLIRWDRRLDAIVAESLGTGGGGGATAGETFTAGELSPVVRDQLKLLIYEIREGLSVDVAQAEAAALVRGRIDLTGAGGDDAGLGHRKGLERAAVRLSYPTWMIERFVNDLGMDSGLALADAMNRRAPMAVRANTVRIDRDGLIARLAEENVVGRASTLAPAGVVLETRVNAFGLSAFRDGLFEVMDEGSQLVAELVAPPPGARVLDACAGAGGKTLALGGIMGGKGRLMAVDVDGRKLEELRRRARRAGLNSVEARAFPDGAPKDLPLGSFHRVLVDAPCSGLGTLRRNPEARWRLTPDAVAGFPARQVSLLVTYAPFCAVGGRLIYATCTVLEDENERVIERFLSERDDFVRVSVKEIWGKERVAELGGGDGQVLRLYPHVTDTDGFFATVLRRVR
- a CDS encoding DUF4105 domain-containing protein; its protein translation is MSKPAVRRRSGWRRGAVGPLVALLFGVAATVGVARPARAQTGDDLSVYVMTFGPGDHPFFKFGHDAIWIQDRATKVGKVYNFGTFRFDSPKLIPDFMKGRLIYWLSVSSVERTIASYQSENRTIEVQELDLAAPEKLALAERLAVNARPENRNYKYDYFLDNCSTRVRDAIDAVTAGRLRASAHGPARLTLREQALRMTADLPWEYLTLSLVLGPATDEPGDRWGEMFIPQELARGLRAVSLPGVTGTRPLVRSQEVLFRAQREPPPEYPPDMRLVMLLAGVGIGCALFALGLAGASWPAWRVIFCVVAALWGFILGFVGCFLCFVWAFTDHVVAARNENILLCAPWALLFPVLLFGVGRGRLVAARRAFAATVAAAALATLGFLLKVYPGFHQDNGQVIALLLPTWYGLSLGLLSTWRGLRRLPVKGRGGSKS